The genomic region CTCACCGACCACGTCGATGGCTCGCCGGCGCAGGCCACCTCCAATTGGGTCCTCAACGACTTCGCCATCCTCTCCTGGTACAACGCCACCGTGACTCCGTCGACCTTGGAGATCGTAGCGGAGCGCAAGGCCTCGGCCTACACCATCTGGCGCTCGATTCGCTCCCTCTTCCGCAGCAATCGGGATGCCCGGATCACATATCTCCTGGATGAGTTCCATAGCTTCATTCAAGGAGAGCTCTCGGTCGTGGACTACACCGCCAAGCTGAAGCAGATGGCGGATACACTTCGGGACCTCGGCCACCGCATCAAGGATCGCGATCTTGTCCACAACGTCCTGCGCGGCCTCGACGAGCGCTTCCAGCACGCCGTCCCGCACATGACCAGCGGTCGCCGGCCCTCCTTCATCAAGCTGCGGGCCTTCCTCCAGTTGGAGGAGCAGCGCCTCGGCCGGCAGGCGCGCGTCGCCGCCCGCACCGCTCTGCTCGCCCAAGCCTCGGCGTACTACGCGGCTCGGCCTCCGACTCCTGCGCCTGTCCCCGCCTCCTTCACCCAGGCCCTGCTCGCCCCCAACACTCACGCCGTGGGCTCTTCTTCCGGCGGCGGCTCTTCAGGCCATCGCAACAACCGACAGAAGAAAAGGAAGCAGAATCCTTCCTCCGGCGCCAGCGGCTTCTCTTCAGGCGGGGGTCCCTCCGGTGGGTTTCCCGCGGGCGCGCGCCCTCCCACCACCGTGGCCGGCACCTTCCAGGGCATCCTTGGAGCTCGCCCGCCCGCTCCGGCTGTGCCTCAGGCTCATCACGCCACGACCGCGGCCACGCCCTCACCACACTGGGACCAAGCCGCCCTCATCGCTGCACTCAACCAGATGGCTCTGCATCCTCCTTCCGCGCCTGGTGGTGAATGGGTCTTCGACAGCGGCGCCTCGTCCCACATGAGCTCCGGTTCCGGTATAACCCACTCTCCTCCCAACCCCTCCTCCCCTTCTTCCATCGTCGTCGGCAATGGCTCCCTCCTGCCCATTACCGGTGTCGGTTCCACCTCTTTTCCCACCCCtactcgccctctctctcttcttGAAATCCTCATCTCTCCCTCTCTCATTAAAAATCTAATCTCTGTTCGTGCTTTTACTCGTGACAATTCTGTTTCAATCGAATTTGACCCCTATGGCTTTTCTATTAAGGATCTGGCCACCAAGACGGTGCTTCTCCGATGTGACTCCCCCGGCGATCTTTACACCTTCGCCCCGCCACGTCACTGCCTCACCGCCGCCGTCACCTCCGACTTGTGGCACCAGCGTCTCGGCCACCccggcgccgccgtcctcgccaagGCCTCCGCTCATTTCGATTttagcttcaataaaacttcgacgAGCAATTGCGATGCATGTCGTTTAGGCAAACATACAAGGCTCCCctttagttcttcttcttcccGCACCACTTTTCCTTTCGAACTTTgtcattgtgatttatggacaagCCCTCTGTTAAGTGTATCCGGATATCAATTTTATTTGGTCATTCTTGATGATTTCACACATTATACATGGACTTTTCCCATTCGTCGCAAATCTGAAGTTCATGGTCTTCTCGTTCAGTTTTATGCGTACGTTACGACGCAATTCTCTCGCCCTATCCTCGCCCTCCAAACCGACAACGGTCGCGAATTTGATAACCACGCAAATCGTGCGCTACTCGCCTCCCATGGCACCCTCTTTCGTCTAACCTGCCCTTACACTTCACAACAAAATGGGAAGGCCGAACGGATTCTACGCACCCTAAACGATGGTGTTCGCACCCTCCTCTTGCATGCGTCCATGCCTCCACACTGGTGGGCGGAAGCCCTAGCCACATCCACCTATCTACTCAACAGACGTCCATGTAAACCCAATCTTCGTACCACCCCACATGAGCTTCTCTTTGGGACCGTGCCTGACTTCCGTCACTTGCGTGTTTTTGGATGTCTCTGCTACCCTAACCTTCTAGCCACCGCACCCAACAAATTATCCCCTCGATCCGCCGCTTGCGTTTTTTTGGGCTATCCAAACGAGCGCAAAGGATATCGTTGTTACGATCCCCTCACCAGGCGCATTATTTTTTCCAGGCACGTCATCTTCGTTGAGTCTGTTTTTCCGTTTAAAACGATTCCAAACTTACCCAACGATTCACCTGGATCAGCTCCCGATCTTCCTCCCGTCGATTACGTCGATCCGCCTGCATGGGCGCCGCCCCCACCGGCCCCTCCTGGATCGCCATCTGTTTTCCCCATGCAGCCCACGACCACTCCCTCCACTCCTCCAGCTACGTCCCAGCAGCCCACGATTCCCTCGCCTCCTGGCCCACCATCACCACCAGCCGGTCCATCCTCATCTCCCGATCCCTCCAACCATCCCACACCACCTCTTCCTCGCATGCACCCAACTGCTCATGCGTCACACCCGATGTTAACGCGTGCAAAACACGGAATTTTCCAACCAAACCCGCGTTACGCTAATCTGCATGCTTCAGTTGTCTCGCCACTTCCCACATCTGTTCGCTCTGCTCTCCAAGACCCAAACTGGCGTGCCGCGATGCAGTCCGAGTACGATGCTCTCATCGCAAACTCGACATGGACTCTCGTCCCTCGTCCCCCCGGCACTAACGTTGTCAGCGGCCTCAAATTTTTGAAGCATGCTTGCAGCTTCGGGACCACATACCCTTGTATAATCTCCATTGGTGCTCTTATTTCGGGGGTGCACCGGTGCAGCATAAGTGTAGCAGAAGCAGATCGAACTATTCCAGAGATTTCAATCCAAGTTTTTCTTTCTGAAGCTACTCCTCTCCTGTCAAGGTATGTGCATACTAGTAACAAATAGCAGCATTTTCTTAGTTTCCTTCCTCCGCGTCCTCTAATTATTCTGCCAAAAACTGCatgtaattaagtagtactaatGGTTAGCAGTGGCCAAGCACAAGCATTAGTGTGCTGTCCATGTTGACAGTGGCaactc from Triticum aestivum cultivar Chinese Spring chromosome 4A, IWGSC CS RefSeq v2.1, whole genome shotgun sequence harbors:
- the LOC123083506 gene encoding uncharacterized protein; the encoded protein is MSTSSSVSSAGDSSDDEQFDLPVATQTLPTITIQSLRIRDHVLVILDYEKENYGLWRRQFLDALAKFGLTDHVDGSPAQATSNWVLNDFAILSWYNATVTPSTLEIVAERKASAYTIWRSIRSLFRSNRDARITYLLDEFHSFIQGELSVVDYTAKLKQMADTLRDLGHRIKDRDLVHNVLRGLDERFQHAVPHMTSGRRPSFIKLRAFLQLEEQRLGRQARVAARTALLAQASAYYAARPPTPAPVPASFTQALLAPNTHAVGSSSGGGSSGHRNNRQKKRKQNPSSGASGFSSGGGPSGGFPAGARPPTTVAGTFQGILGARPPAPAVPQAHHATTAATPSPHWDQAALIAALNQMALHPPSAPGGEWVFDSGASSHMSSGSGSGHQDGASPM